A region from the Drosophila takahashii strain IR98-3 E-12201 chromosome 2L, DtakHiC1v2, whole genome shotgun sequence genome encodes:
- the LOC108061237 gene encoding uncharacterized protein, translating into MEHSNGKRKLSTDQSEPPHPQSSATIGGSSEGWSSKRKLYAIEEREESSPVTVGKAEADLAYDADVDELEQPAGEREIIYELFQPWALSTYGDQAKTKTITLRKKARILKALEGKEHSRPDSSKFRFWVKTKGFTTNRPEGFEEAPGSRRRLKPLPSSAILSDNPGDVDLFAASTSKGFGRRTYRKVACVEEFFDIIYNVHMELGGRSGMHAGQKRTYRIITETYAFLPREAVTRFLTICPECKKNLRPSSPSAGGKDTDLAGNESSSEVENYLNYSSHTESSLEAGPTAKRRRHSSADLKASTASGLAVGVGGGVSVGGPVASSSSATQLDVLGTGPPQSRSPKPPQAVQAAVESTPVSVPKIRVKTQLQRPSSPLDQCPGNPNITPQSQTSSQSHPQPSSQCFDVQLLKSRDNLLRYYDFMRRFYAGEPVLAPPIYGSSLLQSLSYPTTVSTTPTTPTTSSTPTTSAPGKMLAPPKAATPPMIKTSPDSSMRARSPPPPPLADSTARPAAAASKDTNALTPINLTKSIFSSLKTGHPASTSTPVPLKLELLSPPKPLPELRIPQLRGLPPVELSLPLPPLDLERLKPITSTYLQLTRSMGLSDEDALRFDNLFLFSLTCLAYKCNPTNAMLTSEKDNGRKTPLSAAQLPTHADYTHTTLQPNQP; encoded by the exons ATGGAGCACTCGAATGGTAAACGCAAGCTTAGTACAGACCAGTCCGAGCCACCTCACCCACAGTCCTCGGCGACAATTGGAGGCTCGTCGGAGGGTTGGAGCAGCAAAAGGAAGCTCTATGCCATCGAGGAGCGCGAGGAGAGCTCCCCGGTGACTGTGGGCAAGGCGGAGGCGGATCTGGCCTACGATGCGGATGTGGACGAGCTGGAGCAGCCGGCAGGTGAGCGAGAGATCATCTACGAGCTGTTCCAGCCCTGGGCCCTCAGCACATACGGCGATCAGGCCAAGACCAAGACGATAACGCTGCGCAAGAAggcgcgaattcttaaggccCTGGAGGGCAAGGAGCACAGTCGCCCGGATAGCTCCAAGTTTCGCTTCTGGGTCAAGACAAAGG GCTTTACCACCAATCGACCCGAGGGTTTTGAGGAGGCCCCCGGCAGTCGACGGCGTCTGAAACCTCTTCCTAGCTCAGCCATCCTGTCTGATAATCCCGGCGACGTGGACCTTTTTGCCGCCTCCACCAGCAAGGGATTCGGTCGCAGGACTTATCGGAAGGTGGCCTGTGTGGAGGAGTTCTTTGACATCATCTACAATGTGCACATGGAACTGGGAGGCCGCAGCGGAATGCACGCGGGTCAGAAGCGCACCTACCGCATT ATCACCGAAACCTATGCGTTCCTGCCCCGCGAGGCGGTCACCCGCTTCCTGACCATTTGTCCCGAGTGCAAGAAGAATCTGCGACCCTCCTCGCCATCGGCGGGCGGCAAGGATACCGACCTGGCCGGCAACGAGAGCTCCTCGGAAGTGGAGAACTACCTGAATTATTCATCGCACACGGAGAGCTCGCTGGAGGCGGGGCCCACGGCCAAGCGCCGTCGGCACTCGAGCGCCGACCTCAAGGCCTCGACTGCCAGTGGTTTGGCTGTGGGCGTGGGTGGGGGCGTTTCTGTGGGTGGTCCCGTTGCCAGCAGTTCCAGTGCCACTCAGCTGGACGTCCTGGGGACAGGACCTCCCCAGAGCCGCAGTCCCAAGCCACCGCAGGCAGTTCAGGCGGCTGTTGAAAGCACCCCGGTTAGCGTGCCCAAAATCCGGGTCAAGACTCAGTTGCAGCGTCCGTCGAGTCCGCTAGATCAGTGTCCTGGCAACCCGAATATCACTCCCCAATCTCAAACCTCATCCCAATCTCATCCCCAACCCAGTAGCCAGTGCTTTGATGTACAGCTGCTGAAGTCGCGGGATAATCTCCTCAGATACTATGACTTCATGAGGCGCTTCTATGCCGGCGAACCGGTTTTAGCGCCGCCCATCTACGGCAGCAGCCTGTTGCAGAGCCTCAGCTATCCAACCACCGTCTCAACAACCCCTACAACCCCTACCACCTCTAGCACCCCTACCACCTCAGCCCCTGGCAAGATGCTGGCCCCTCCCAAGGCGGCGACTCCGCCAATGATCAAGACCTCGCCGGACAGCTCGATGCGGGCACGctctccgcctcctcctcctcttgcAGATTCAACAGCCAGgcctgctgccgccgccagcAAGGATACCAATGCCCTTACACCGATAAATCTAACGAAATCTATATTTTCCAGCCTGAAAACCGGACATCCAGCCTCCACCTCGACGCCGGTGCCGCTCAAGCTGGAACTGTTGAGTCCGCCGAAACCTCTGCCGGAACTTAGGATCCCCCAACTGCGCGGTCTTCCGCCCGTGGAACTATCACTCCCACTGCCTCCGTTGGATTTAGAGCGATTGAAGCCCATCACCTCGACATACTTGCAGTTGACGCGCAGCATGGGACTCAGCGATGAGGATGCCCTGCGGTTCGACAACCTG TTTCTCTTTTCTCTGACATGCTTGGCTTATAAATGTAACCCAACTAATGCAATGCTAACGAGCGAGAAAGACAATGGCAGAAAAACACCTTTGTCGGCCGCACAACTACCAACGCACGCTGACTACACCCACACAACACTACAGCCAAATCAACCATAA